The following nucleotide sequence is from Streptomyces xiamenensis.
AACCAAACCGGGCCCCGCGGCAACCAGGGTGCGAAGGACACCACCTCCCCCGCAGAACGGATGACCCATGCGTTCGCGTCCCCGCACCCTGACCGCACCCCTGCTGCTGGCCGCCGCCCTGCTCACCACCGCCCTGACCCCGGCCGCCACCGCCGCGCCCGGTCACGCCGCCGCCTCCCTGACGGTGGCCGCCGACGGCAGCGCGGCCTTCGGCGGCATCCAGGCGGCGATCGACGCCGTCCCCGCCAACAACACCAGCCCCGTCACCATCACCGTCCACCCGGGCGTCTACCGGGAAGTCGTCCTGGTGCCCAGCGACAAGCCGCACATCCGGCTCGTCGGCAGCAGCGGCCGGGCCGCCGACGTGACGATCGTCTACAACAACTCCAGCGGCACCCCCAAGCCGGGCGGCGGCACGTACGGCACCAGCGGCAGCGCCACTTTCGCCGTCGACGCCGACGACTTCCAGGCCCGCAACATCACCTTCGCCAACGACTTCGACGAACTTGCCCACGCCGACCAGCCCAACCACCAGGCGGTGGCGCTGCGCACCCGCGGCGACCGCATCGTGCTCTCCAACATCGCCGCCCACGGCGACCAGGACACCCTGCTGCTGGACAGCGCGAACAAGGACCGGCAGGGCCGGGTCCACATCTCCCACTCCACCATCAGCGGCAACGTCGACTTCATCTTCGGCCGCGCCACGGCCGTCATCACCCGCTCGGTCATCCAGGTCACCCGCCGCCCCGACGGCACCTCGGCCGGCTACGTCACTGCCCCCTCCACCGCGCCGCGGTTCCCCGGTTTCCTCATCACCGACTCCACCATCACCGGCGAGGTGAGCGCCGGTACCTACTACCTGGGCCGCCCCTGGTACTCCGGCGGCGACGCCACCCTGCACCCCCAGGTGACCGTCCGCGACACCCAGCTGTCGGACGCGATCCGCGCCACTCCCTGGACCGACATGAGCGGCTTCCCGTGGCAGGGCGCCCGGTTCGCCGAGTACCGCAACAGCGGCCCCGGCGCGGGCACACCGAGCGGCACCCGCCCCCACCTGACCGACCAGCAGGCCGGCTCCCACACCCCGGCCACCTGGCTCGGCGGCTGGACGCCGTAGGCCCCCGCACCCTCGCGGTCCTTCCCCCGACACCACGGGGGAAGGACCGCACCGTCCGCCACACCCGCCGGACGCACCGGCACAGACACCGCTTAGCGTAGGGACCTTGGCCGACTCGTCCCTTCCGTACCGGTCCGGGGTGCGGCGGCGAACGGGTGTACGGAGAGATCGGAGCGGGCTGGGTGAGGTTTCTGCACACCTCCGACTGGCATCTGGGGCGGGGGCTGCACCGGGTGCCGTTGATCGAGGCGCAGCGGGTGTTTCTCGACCATCTGGTGGAGACCGCCCGGCAGCACGAGGTGGACGCGGTGCTCGTCGCGGGGGACATCTACGACCGGGCCGTGCCGCCGCTGGTCGCCGTGGAGCTGTTCGACCGCGTGCTGCGGCAGTTGGCCGGGGCGGGGATTCCCGCCGTCATGATCTCCGGCAACCACGACTCGGCCAGGAGACTGGGCGTCGGCGCCGGGCTGATGGATGGCGCCGGGGTGCATCTGCGGACCGACCCCGAGGAGTGCGCCACCCCCGTCCTGCTGCGGGACACCCACGGCGAGGTCGCCGTGTACGGGCTGCCGTATCTGGAACCGCAGCTGGTGCGCGAGCAGTTCGCGGTGGAGACCGCCCGGCACAGCGCCGTGCTCGGGGCCGCCATGCGGCGGGTGCGCGAGGATCTCGCCCGCCGGCCGGCCGGGACGCGTGCCGTCGTGCTCGCCCACGCCTTCGTCACCGGCGGCGCGACCTCCGACAGCGAACGCGACATCACCGCGGGCGGTGCCGCTTCCGTGCCCGCCTCACTCTTCGACGGCGTGCACTACGCGGCACTCGGCCATCTGCACGGCTGCCAGACGCTCACCGAGCGGGTGCGGTACTCGGGCTCCCCGCTCGCGTACTCCTTCTCCGAGGCCGGCCACCGCAAGTCCATGTGGCTCATCGACCTCGACGCCGCCGGCGAGGTGCGCGGCGAGCGCGTGGACTGCCCCGTGCCCCGTCCGCTGGCCAGGATCACCGGGCGGCTGGAGGACCTGCTGGCGGACCCCTCGCTGGAGCGGCACCGCGAGCACTGGGTCGAGGCCACCCTGACCGACCCCGCCCGGCCCCCCGAGCCCATGGCCCGGCTCTCCGCCCGCTTCCCGCATCTCCTCGCCCTCGCCTTCGCCCCCGAACAGGCCGCCCGCGAGGGCCGCCGCAGTTACGCCGAGCGGCTGCGCGGCCGCGACGACCAGCGGATCGCCGAGGACTTCATCGCCCACGTACGGCCCGGGCAGGCACCCGACGCACAGGAACGCGCCGAGCTGCGGCGCGCCCTGGAGGCGGCCCGGGTGGGGGAGAGGAACGCATGAGGCTGCACCGGCTCACCCTGACCGCCTTCGGGCCGTTCGGCGGCACCCAGCACATCGACTTCGACGCCCTGTCCTCCGGCGGGCTCTTCCTGCTGCACGGACCGACCGGGGCCGGGAAGACCGCCATCCTGGACGGGGTGTGCTTCGCGCTCTACGGATCGGTGCCCGGCGCGCGGCAGCAGGCCCCGGGCGGGCTGCGCAGCGACCACGCCGAGCCGGACACGGCGACCGAGGTCGTCCTCGAACTCACCCTCGGCGGCCGGCGCCTGGAGGTGACCCGGCGACCGGAACGCGAGCGGCCCAAGAAGCGCGGCACCGGAACCACGACAGAACGTGCGTACAGTGCGCTGCGCGAGCGGACCACGGACGGCGCGGGCGGCGGCTGGCGGGCGCTCAGCCGCTCGCACCAGGAGATCGGCGAGGAACTCGGTCAGCTGCTCGGCATGAACCGCGAGCAGTTCTGCCAGGTGGTGCTGCTGCCCCAGGGAGACTTCGCCCGCTTCCTGCGGGCCGGCGCGGAGGACCGGGCCAAGCTGCTCGGGCGGCTGTTCGACACGCGGCGGTTCGCCGCCGTGGAGCAGCGATTGGCGGAACGGCGGCAGGAGGCGGCGGCCGGGGTACGGGACGGGGACGACCGGCTGCGTTCCCTGACCGACCGGCTGCGGCAGGCCGCCGGGGCCGGGGACCCGGCGGAACCGGAGGAAGACGTCCTGCCCTGGGCGGCCCAGCTGCGCAGCCTCGCCCGCGAACAGCGCGACATCGCCGCCCAGGCCCTGCACGCCGCCGAGGCCGGGCACACGCGGGCCCAGCGCGCGTTCGCGCGGACGACGGAGCGGGTGCGCCGCGCGGAACGGCTCGCCGAGGCCCGCCGCCGCGCCGAGCGCTGGGACGGCCGGCGGGCGGAACGCGAGCACACCGGGGCCGAACTCGCCGCCGCCCGGGCCGCCGCGGCGGTCGCCCCGGCCCTGCGGCTGCGCGAGAACGCCGAGGCGGAGCACCGGGCCGCCGCCGAGGCGGCCGGAGCCGCGCGCGCCGGGCTGCCCGAACCGCTCAGGGAGGCGACCGCGGACCGGCTGGCCGCGCAGGAGCGGACCGTACGCGGCCACCTCGGCGCGCTGACCGCCGCCCGCCAGGCCGAGGAGCGGGCCGGCCGTCTCGCCGCCGAACTGGAGACGCTGGCAGGGGAGGAGCACGAGGACGCCGAGCTGCTGGCAGAGACAGCCGGATGGCTGGAGCGGTTCGGCGGGGAACGCGAGGAACTGGCGCGGCAGCTGGCGGCGGCGGAAGCCGCCCGCACCAGGGCCGGGCACCGGACCGGGACGCTGGCCGACACCGAGCGCCGACTGGACGCCGCCGGCCGCCGCGCCGCACTCGCCGACCGGATCGGGGCGGCCGAGAAGGCCGAACTGCTGGCCAGGGAGACTGCGGCGGGCGCGTACGAGCAGTGGCTGGAGCTCAAGGAACGCCGACTGCGCGGCATGGCCGCCGAACTCGCGGCGGGACTGCGGCCGGGCGAACCCTGCGCGGTGTGCGGTGCCACCGAGCACCCAGACCCCGCGGCGGGCGGCCCCGACCCGGTGTCGCCGCAGGGCGAACGGGCCGCCGAGGAGGCCCACCGTGCCGCATCCGCCCACCGCGAACGGACCTCCGCCGCCCTGGCCGCACTGCGCGAGGCGCACGCCGCCGCCGACGCGGCGGCCGGAGAGGGGACGGTTCCCGGCCTGACCCGGGAACTCGCCGCGCTGGAAGACGGTCAGCGCGCCGATCTGGCGGTGGCGGACACCGAGGAGGAGGTACGGGATCGGCTGGCGGCGGCCGAGCGGCGTCACGCCGAACGGCAGGCCCTGCACCGGGACGTCGAGCGCCGGATCGCGGCCCGTACGTCCCGGGAACGCGCGCTGCGCACGGAGCGGGAGGGCCTGCTGGCGGAGATCCACGCGGCGCGCGGCGAGGCCCCCACGGTGGCCGACCGCGCCGCCGAACTGAGCGCCCTGGCACAGGCCCTGGCCGGTGCGGTGGAGACGGTCCGCAGAGCGGGGGAGAGCGCGCAGCGGTGGGAGGCGGCACGGACCCAGGCGCGGGACGCCGCCCACCGGGCCGGATTCCCCGGGCCGCAGGAGGCGGCCGAGGCGGTACGTTCCGCCGAGCACCAGCGCTCCCTGGAACGCCGCCTGAACGACTGGCGCACGGAGGAGGCCGCCATCGCGGCCCTGCTGGCGGACGTTGCCGGGCCCCCCGGAAGCGATGCCGGCGTCGCGCCACAGGCGACGGACGTGCCCCGGCAGGCGGGCGCTCGCGGGCCCGGACCGGGCGAAGAACCGTCGTGGCAGCCTGCGGCAGCCGTTCCGGGCGAGAGCGCGCCCTCGGGCACGACGGCGGGGGTCGCCGACGGTACCGCGCCGCAGCGTCCGGGGAGTTCCCGGCAGGGGGGCGCTCGCCTGTCCGGAGCGAGCGGGGAGTCTGTGGGGACGGCAGAGTCAGCGGGTGCCGGTGAGGCCCCGGCGCCGGCGGCCGGAGGCGCCGACGGTACCGCGCCGCAGCGCCCCGGTGATCCCCGGCAGCCCCGTGCCGCCGCCTCCGAGGCGGAGGACGGCGCGGGCAGCACGGTGGAGCGGACGGTTGCTTCCGTGCCGGGACAGGGCGGCCGGCCGCAGCGGGCGGCCGAGCAGGACGGGGACGAGGCGGGGCGCCCGGCGACACCCCGGGACCGGCCCGCCGACGCCCTGCCGGGCCAGGCCCGTGACGTGGCGTCGGCACCGGCTCGCACGCTGACCGAGGCCGTCGCCGAAGCCGCGCGCCACCTGCCCGGCGCGGGCGACGGGCCCGCCGACCAGGTCGCCGTCGTCCGGCGGGCGCTCGACGCCGCCATCGTGCGGCTGCGGGAGGCCGCCGCCGCCGACAGCGCCGCGCGGACGCGCTGCCGGGAGCTGGACGCCCTCTCCGCCCGGCTGGTTTCGGAGGCACGCGCCCTCGCACCGGTACGCGAGGAGGCCGCACGCATCGCGCGGCTGGCCGGGCTGGCGGCCGGCACAGCGGCCGAGAACACCTACCGGATGCGGCTGGAGACATACGTCCTGGCCGCCCGGCTCGAACAGGTCGCCGAGGCGGCCGGCAGCCGCCTGTACCGGATGTCCGCCGGGCGCTATCAGCTGGCGCACTCCGACAGCAAGGCCACCCGGGGCCGTTCCGGCCTCGGCCTCCATGTCCTGGACGCCTGGACCGGGCGGCCCCGGGACACTGCCACCCTTTCCGGCGGCGAGTCCTTCTTCGTCTCGCTGGCGCTCGCGCTCGGTCTGGCCGACGTGGTGGCCGCCGAGGCCGGCGGGCAGCGGCTGGACACGCTGTTCATCGACGAGGGATTCGGATCCCTGGACGAACAGTCCCTGGACGAGGTGCTCGACGTGCTGGACTCGCTGCGCGAGCAGGACCGGGCGGTCGGCATCGTCAGCCATGTACCGGACCTGCGGGCCCGCATCCCCACCCAGCTTGAGGTGATCAAGACCGCCCGGGGGTCCACCGTACGCAAAACCGGGTGACGCGAGACGCGGCGTATCGCAAGGTGGGGCCATGACCCCTCATCAGCCCCTGCTCGGCCGTACCGCCCTGGTCACCGGCGCCTCGCGGCGCGCCGGGATCGGCTTCGCGACCGCCCGGCGACTCGCCGCCCTCGGCGCGAGCGTCTATCTGCACCACCACACCCCGCACGACGCCGAGCAGCCCTGGGGCGCCGACCCCCAGGGCCCCGCCGCGCTCGCCGCCGCCGTACGGGAGGCGGCCGGCCCGTCCGCCGTCGTCGCGCACGGCCCCGGCGACCTGGCCGATCCGGCCGTCCCCGCCGCGCTGATCGACACCGCGGCCGAAGCCCTCGGAGGACGCCTGGACATCCTGATCGCCAATCAGGCCCTCAGCGGTCACGATGGGCCGCTGCCGGAGCTCACCGCCGACATGCTCGACCGGCACTACCAGGTGAACACCCGCGCCTCGGTCCTCCTGGTGCAGGCGTTCGCCCGCCGTCACCGGCTCGGCGGCCCCGACGCGCCGGCCGGACGGGTCGTGCTCATGACCTCGGGCCAGGATCTGCGCGGCGGCATGCCCGACCAGATCCCGTACGCGCTCTCCAAGGGCGCCATCGCCTCCATCACCCGCAGCCTGGCCACCGGCCTGATGCGGCAGCGCATCACGGTCAACGCTGTCAATCCGGGGCCG
It contains:
- a CDS encoding pectinesterase family protein, whose product is MRSRPRTLTAPLLLAAALLTTALTPAATAAPGHAAASLTVAADGSAAFGGIQAAIDAVPANNTSPVTITVHPGVYREVVLVPSDKPHIRLVGSSGRAADVTIVYNNSSGTPKPGGGTYGTSGSATFAVDADDFQARNITFANDFDELAHADQPNHQAVALRTRGDRIVLSNIAAHGDQDTLLLDSANKDRQGRVHISHSTISGNVDFIFGRATAVITRSVIQVTRRPDGTSAGYVTAPSTAPRFPGFLITDSTITGEVSAGTYYLGRPWYSGGDATLHPQVTVRDTQLSDAIRATPWTDMSGFPWQGARFAEYRNSGPGAGTPSGTRPHLTDQQAGSHTPATWLGGWTP
- a CDS encoding exonuclease SbcCD subunit D, with the translated sequence MRFLHTSDWHLGRGLHRVPLIEAQRVFLDHLVETARQHEVDAVLVAGDIYDRAVPPLVAVELFDRVLRQLAGAGIPAVMISGNHDSARRLGVGAGLMDGAGVHLRTDPEECATPVLLRDTHGEVAVYGLPYLEPQLVREQFAVETARHSAVLGAAMRRVREDLARRPAGTRAVVLAHAFVTGGATSDSERDITAGGAASVPASLFDGVHYAALGHLHGCQTLTERVRYSGSPLAYSFSEAGHRKSMWLIDLDAAGEVRGERVDCPVPRPLARITGRLEDLLADPSLERHREHWVEATLTDPARPPEPMARLSARFPHLLALAFAPEQAAREGRRSYAERLRGRDDQRIAEDFIAHVRPGQAPDAQERAELRRALEAARVGERNA
- a CDS encoding SDR family oxidoreductase, with the protein product MTPHQPLLGRTALVTGASRRAGIGFATARRLAALGASVYLHHHTPHDAEQPWGADPQGPAALAAAVREAAGPSAVVAHGPGDLADPAVPAALIDTAAEALGGRLDILIANQALSGHDGPLPELTADMLDRHYQVNTRASVLLVQAFARRHRLGGPDAPAGRVVLMTSGQDLRGGMPDQIPYALSKGAIASITRSLATGLMRQRITVNAVNPGPVDTGYLTGEHHAIVAGLFPEGRWGAPEDAARLITWLAGDEAGWVTGEVINSEGGFAR
- a CDS encoding AAA family ATPase; amino-acid sequence: MRLHRLTLTAFGPFGGTQHIDFDALSSGGLFLLHGPTGAGKTAILDGVCFALYGSVPGARQQAPGGLRSDHAEPDTATEVVLELTLGGRRLEVTRRPERERPKKRGTGTTTERAYSALRERTTDGAGGGWRALSRSHQEIGEELGQLLGMNREQFCQVVLLPQGDFARFLRAGAEDRAKLLGRLFDTRRFAAVEQRLAERRQEAAAGVRDGDDRLRSLTDRLRQAAGAGDPAEPEEDVLPWAAQLRSLAREQRDIAAQALHAAEAGHTRAQRAFARTTERVRRAERLAEARRRAERWDGRRAEREHTGAELAAARAAAAVAPALRLRENAEAEHRAAAEAAGAARAGLPEPLREATADRLAAQERTVRGHLGALTAARQAEERAGRLAAELETLAGEEHEDAELLAETAGWLERFGGEREELARQLAAAEAARTRAGHRTGTLADTERRLDAAGRRAALADRIGAAEKAELLARETAAGAYEQWLELKERRLRGMAAELAAGLRPGEPCAVCGATEHPDPAAGGPDPVSPQGERAAEEAHRAASAHRERTSAALAALREAHAAADAAAGEGTVPGLTRELAALEDGQRADLAVADTEEEVRDRLAAAERRHAERQALHRDVERRIAARTSRERALRTEREGLLAEIHAARGEAPTVADRAAELSALAQALAGAVETVRRAGESAQRWEAARTQARDAAHRAGFPGPQEAAEAVRSAEHQRSLERRLNDWRTEEAAIAALLADVAGPPGSDAGVAPQATDVPRQAGARGPGPGEEPSWQPAAAVPGESAPSGTTAGVADGTAPQRPGSSRQGGARLSGASGESVGTAESAGAGEAPAPAAGGADGTAPQRPGDPRQPRAAASEAEDGAGSTVERTVASVPGQGGRPQRAAEQDGDEAGRPATPRDRPADALPGQARDVASAPARTLTEAVAEAARHLPGAGDGPADQVAVVRRALDAAIVRLREAAAADSAARTRCRELDALSARLVSEARALAPVREEAARIARLAGLAAGTAAENTYRMRLETYVLAARLEQVAEAAGSRLYRMSAGRYQLAHSDSKATRGRSGLGLHVLDAWTGRPRDTATLSGGESFFVSLALALGLADVVAAEAGGQRLDTLFIDEGFGSLDEQSLDEVLDVLDSLREQDRAVGIVSHVPDLRARIPTQLEVIKTARGSTVRKTG